The Polycladomyces subterraneus genome has a segment encoding these proteins:
- a CDS encoding MFS transporter, with translation MRTSKWIRIIPVAFVMYMLAYMDRINVGILLPAMQKDLHLSASAAGDIAGIFFWGYMILQIPGGVLATRWSARKLIFILMLLWGCAATASGLVQTEAQLKWVRFLLGVAEGGVWPAVLVLLASWFTNRERARANAIWMSCLPVSAMLMAPLSGILLKYFDWRTVFVIEGLPPMIWAFVWLAVVKDRPTEAKWMKEDERKQLMEELQREQKQVPTGSGGFSDAIRSPLAWGLVLMYFLWITGFYGYTMWVPSVVGTFAKDPATMGWLTAIPFVFALVAMVVNSHWSDRRMNRIQHVTIPLLIAAATMIAGQWVESPLWQMILLSITAMGVYAPYGPLWAIPTAAFPVSVAGAVMGLQNAVGNLGGYFGPKFVGMLKDATGNYHAGFYFLAVSLLLAALATWVMVRVSTPGAQRTKETSM, from the coding sequence ATGCGTACGTCAAAGTGGATACGAATTATTCCCGTTGCGTTTGTCATGTACATGCTGGCGTACATGGATCGGATCAATGTCGGTATCTTGCTGCCGGCTATGCAGAAAGACCTGCATTTGTCTGCTTCGGCGGCCGGGGACATCGCCGGTATTTTCTTCTGGGGTTACATGATCTTGCAGATACCGGGCGGTGTCTTGGCCACTCGCTGGTCGGCGAGAAAACTGATTTTCATTCTGATGTTGCTGTGGGGATGCGCGGCGACGGCTTCCGGTCTCGTACAAACGGAAGCACAATTGAAATGGGTGCGCTTCTTGCTCGGCGTGGCCGAAGGAGGGGTATGGCCGGCTGTGCTGGTTTTGTTGGCTTCCTGGTTCACCAACCGGGAACGGGCACGAGCCAACGCCATATGGATGTCCTGTCTTCCGGTTTCAGCGATGTTGATGGCACCATTATCCGGTATATTATTGAAGTATTTTGACTGGCGAACCGTCTTTGTGATCGAAGGACTGCCCCCAATGATCTGGGCTTTCGTCTGGTTGGCAGTAGTGAAAGATCGTCCAACCGAAGCGAAATGGATGAAAGAAGATGAGAGAAAACAGTTGATGGAAGAGTTGCAAAGGGAGCAAAAGCAAGTTCCGACGGGATCGGGTGGTTTCAGCGATGCCATTCGCAGTCCGTTGGCCTGGGGTTTGGTGTTGATGTACTTTTTGTGGATCACCGGTTTTTACGGTTACACGATGTGGGTACCCAGCGTGGTTGGCACCTTTGCAAAAGATCCCGCTACCATGGGGTGGTTGACGGCAATCCCGTTCGTCTTCGCATTGGTGGCCATGGTGGTGAACTCCCACTGGTCCGACCGACGGATGAATCGGATTCAGCATGTGACGATCCCCTTGCTGATTGCTGCCGCCACTATGATAGCGGGGCAATGGGTGGAATCCCCCTTATGGCAGATGATTCTGTTGTCTATCACAGCGATGGGCGTGTATGCTCCGTATGGACCGCTGTGGGCCATTCCCACGGCCGCATTTCCCGTTTCCGTTGCAGGGGCGGTGATGGGTTTGCAAAATGCGGTCGGTAATTTGGGCGGTTATTTCGGGCCTAAGTTCGTGGGAATGTTGAAGGACGCAACCGGGAATTACCATGCGGGCTTTTACTTCCTGGCAGTTTCCCTCTTGCTTGCTGCCTTGGCCACATGGGTGATGGTGAGGGTATCCACACCTGGTGCCCAACGGACAAAAGAAACTTCCATGTAA
- a CDS encoding DUF4352 domain-containing protein translates to MKKLMIGCGSVFVLFCLWVHGVAAIGGGSETNTTPVAQTGDPVDSTGNISEKKAAAKIGDVVNAGDLSYQVVSVESKKVIKNPMGGEYKPGAGQYLVVEVEVKNNGKEKITMDAALTKLKDQDGAEYEADPTADTWVNGTGGDTLGFFLKPINPHATKTGKIVFDVPEKPVESFTFIGQGGFLSGETAAIKLSK, encoded by the coding sequence ATGAAAAAACTTATGATTGGCTGTGGTTCTGTTTTCGTTCTTTTCTGTCTGTGGGTGCATGGTGTAGCGGCAATTGGCGGAGGATCAGAAACAAACACCACACCGGTGGCCCAAACCGGTGATCCGGTTGACTCAACCGGAAACATAAGTGAAAAGAAAGCGGCGGCGAAAATTGGGGATGTCGTGAATGCGGGCGATCTTTCATACCAAGTCGTCAGCGTTGAGTCCAAAAAAGTAATCAAAAATCCAATGGGCGGTGAATACAAACCTGGCGCAGGCCAATACCTTGTCGTCGAGGTGGAAGTGAAAAACAACGGTAAGGAAAAAATCACGATGGATGCCGCATTGACTAAGTTGAAAGATCAAGACGGTGCGGAATATGAAGCTGATCCGACAGCGGATACATGGGTTAATGGAACGGGCGGTGATACGCTCGGGTTCTTCCTCAAACCGATCAACCCGCACGCTACGAAAACGGGAAAAATCGTGTTTGATGTACCGGAAAAACCCGTTGAGTCCTTTACCTTTATCGGCCAAGGCGGTTTCCTCTCCGGTGAAACGGCAGCAATCAAACTGAGTAAGTGA
- the pdxA gene encoding 4-hydroxythreonine-4-phosphate dehydrogenase PdxA — translation MEKKRPILGITIGDPAGIGPEITLKALQVREFYETAKPLVIGSIPVLEMIRERMGSPLRFHRVHHPDEGVYTQGTVDVLDLDNIRIGELRMGEVQADCGRAAYEYIRKATELALGREIDAVVTAPINKEALKAAGVPYIGHTEMLADLTGAEQEMTMFAVENVKIFFLTRHLSLLEACRKIGDPDFVLNGIRRSYASLSRLTGGTPKLAVAGLNPHAGEGGLLGREELDAIQPAVKQAQAEGMDVVGPIPADSVFHFARKGAYDAVLSLYHDQGHIAAKMIDFEKTVSITLGLPILRTSVDHGTAFDIAGRNLASPVSMMEAIRAAIAYAARYQTV, via the coding sequence ATGGAAAAGAAACGACCCATTTTGGGCATTACCATCGGAGATCCGGCAGGTATCGGGCCGGAAATCACACTAAAAGCGTTGCAGGTGAGAGAATTTTACGAAACAGCCAAACCTCTCGTCATCGGGTCCATCCCCGTGTTGGAGATGATACGGGAGCGAATGGGAAGCCCGTTGCGCTTCCATCGGGTTCACCATCCCGATGAAGGGGTGTACACACAGGGTACCGTGGACGTATTGGATCTAGACAACATACGGATTGGTGAATTGCGGATGGGGGAAGTGCAAGCGGATTGTGGCCGGGCGGCGTACGAGTACATCCGCAAAGCGACCGAATTGGCGCTGGGACGAGAAATCGATGCGGTAGTAACGGCACCGATCAACAAGGAAGCACTGAAGGCTGCTGGAGTGCCGTACATCGGGCACACGGAAATGTTGGCCGATTTGACCGGTGCGGAACAGGAGATGACGATGTTTGCGGTCGAGAACGTCAAAATCTTCTTTCTCACGCGTCACCTGTCGTTGTTGGAAGCTTGCCGGAAAATCGGGGACCCGGATTTTGTCCTGAACGGCATCCGGCGATCCTATGCATCCTTGTCCCGTCTCACAGGAGGCACACCCAAGCTGGCCGTTGCAGGGCTCAATCCCCATGCCGGTGAAGGGGGGTTGTTGGGCAGGGAGGAGTTGGATGCCATCCAACCTGCGGTGAAACAGGCGCAAGCGGAGGGGATGGATGTTGTCGGGCCGATTCCCGCCGATTCGGTGTTCCATTTTGCCCGGAAAGGAGCGTATGACGCGGTTTTGTCCCTGTACCATGATCAAGGTCATATTGCAGCCAAGATGATCGACTTTGAAAAAACGGTTTCCATCACATTGGGATTGCCCATCCTACGAACCAGTGTCGACCACGGTACCGCTTTTGATATCGCCGGCCGGAATCTTGCCTCGCCGGTCTCGATGATGGAAGCGATTCGGGCCGCGATTGCCTATGCCGCCCGATATCAAACCGTGTGA
- a CDS encoding MFS transporter, translating into MNQRSFHWLWIGQSAANLGDAFYTLAVVSHLYELTHSATFAAMVPLLRVGSMLVGGLIAPLIMARFSLKGILSASQWGQTGLLVALYAAISVSVSHVTEMISIFAVILMMAFLDGWTVPTRNALVPRLIPEAQWVKANGWLLTSDQIVQMIGWIAGGMLSAKWGVWGLIGLTFGMFLFSSISLQWVNESGQPREKAENRLPKREQWLIGWKTLWSRPILRRLVMTDILDTAAGSVWVGALTLVFVKDILHRGSEWWGWINGSYFAGMILGGMIVVHLSRYLDRNLVWAMGWGSLLAGVFILIYARNEHPGVALALCLLMGPPYQLRETAQRTLLQKSVDDTLLPHVLAAHGSLTYATFGLSVLAMSLAADLWGIQTPYIISGLLLMGAAIIALTATNSD; encoded by the coding sequence GTGAACCAGCGATCGTTCCATTGGTTGTGGATCGGTCAATCCGCAGCCAATTTGGGGGATGCGTTTTATACGCTGGCGGTGGTTTCCCATCTATATGAGCTGACACATTCGGCCACTTTCGCCGCGATGGTTCCACTCCTGCGGGTGGGCTCAATGTTGGTGGGCGGATTGATCGCTCCGCTCATCATGGCTCGTTTCTCCCTCAAAGGAATTTTGTCTGCTTCCCAATGGGGGCAGACGGGGTTGTTGGTCGCTTTGTATGCCGCGATATCTGTTTCGGTTTCACACGTCACCGAGATGATATCGATTTTCGCCGTCATTCTGATGATGGCGTTTTTGGACGGATGGACGGTACCCACCCGCAACGCATTGGTTCCCCGCTTGATACCCGAAGCCCAATGGGTCAAGGCGAATGGTTGGTTGCTAACGAGCGATCAGATTGTCCAAATGATCGGGTGGATCGCGGGAGGGATGTTGTCGGCGAAGTGGGGCGTGTGGGGATTGATCGGGCTGACCTTTGGGATGTTTCTGTTTTCCTCGATCTCACTGCAGTGGGTGAACGAATCCGGACAGCCACGAGAAAAAGCCGAAAACCGCCTTCCCAAGCGGGAACAATGGCTAATCGGATGGAAAACCCTCTGGTCCCGTCCCATCCTGCGCCGTCTGGTCATGACAGATATTCTGGACACGGCTGCGGGAAGCGTGTGGGTCGGGGCATTGACTCTCGTTTTTGTTAAGGACATCTTGCATCGGGGTTCGGAATGGTGGGGATGGATCAACGGCAGTTATTTCGCCGGTATGATTCTCGGGGGTATGATCGTCGTGCACCTCTCCCGTTATCTGGATCGCAACCTTGTCTGGGCGATGGGATGGGGGTCACTCCTCGCAGGTGTATTCATTCTCATCTACGCGCGGAACGAACATCCCGGGGTCGCGCTGGCCCTCTGTCTTCTGATGGGCCCGCCGTATCAATTGCGCGAAACGGCGCAACGCACGCTGTTGCAAAAAAGTGTGGATGACACGTTATTGCCACATGTATTGGCAGCACATGGCAGTCTCACCTACGCAACTTTCGGATTGTCCGTATTGGCCATGAGCTTGGCGGCAGATCTGTGGGGAATCCAAACACCGTACATCATCAGCGGTCTGCTGCTGATGGGGGCGGCGATCATCGCACTGACTGCCACCAATTCCGACTGA
- a CDS encoding DeoR/GlpR family DNA-binding transcription regulator, with product MLSAERRQKIMQIIEQEGVVEINRLAEEFGVSTMTIRRDLDILEAEQKIIRTHGGAMLRQDNLREHPFGWKDERNVAQKEAIARLAVTLIGEGQSIILDAGSTTLRLARELKRFQDLFLITNDIQIASEVVDAPGIRVLLTGGELKPQIYSLEGHFSLSVLSQLHVDTAFIGCDAFDVEKGAMSNSLSKVAIKQAMLNCARRRILLADASKCGQRALATFAEWDQFHAIVTDDHLPAQFQEQCQRWGIEVLIAENGGKVHAETRGDRR from the coding sequence ATGTTGTCTGCCGAACGCAGGCAGAAGATCATGCAGATCATCGAGCAGGAAGGCGTGGTGGAAATCAACCGTCTCGCCGAGGAATTCGGCGTTTCGACGATGACAATCCGCCGCGATCTCGATATCCTGGAAGCCGAACAAAAGATTATCCGTACCCACGGGGGCGCCATGTTGCGTCAGGACAACCTGCGCGAACATCCTTTCGGTTGGAAGGATGAACGGAACGTGGCCCAGAAGGAGGCGATTGCCCGACTGGCGGTCACCCTGATTGGGGAGGGACAGAGCATCATTCTGGATGCGGGATCGACAACGTTGCGCCTCGCTCGGGAGTTGAAGCGGTTTCAAGATTTGTTTCTCATCACCAACGATATCCAAATCGCTTCCGAGGTGGTGGATGCGCCGGGGATCCGAGTCTTGTTGACGGGAGGGGAACTGAAGCCGCAAATCTACAGTTTGGAAGGTCATTTCAGCTTGTCGGTGTTATCTCAGTTGCATGTGGATACAGCGTTTATCGGTTGTGACGCGTTCGATGTGGAAAAAGGGGCGATGAGCAACAGTTTGTCCAAAGTGGCGATCAAACAGGCGATGCTGAATTGTGCTCGCCGACGCATCCTGCTGGCGGATGCGAGCAAGTGCGGTCAACGGGCTCTGGCTACTTTTGCCGAATGGGATCAATTCCACGCGATCGTCACTGATGATCATCTTCCTGCGCAGTTTCAGGAACAGTGCCAACGGTGGGGAATCGAGGTGCTTATCGCCGAAAACGGAGGGAAAGTCCATGCGGAAACTCGTGGTGATCGCCGATGA
- a CDS encoding BlaI/MecI/CopY family transcriptional regulator has translation MEKRVMEVLWNKQAATVQEVVKELNDEKKYAYTTILTILTRLTRKGMLERIKEGRSHRYRPRYTKEEWVKKVTSQAVEGLLSDFGELAIAQFVDTVGSTPDQLEKLKRLIRELERGEED, from the coding sequence TTGGAAAAGCGGGTCATGGAAGTATTATGGAACAAACAGGCGGCCACTGTCCAAGAGGTTGTCAAGGAGCTGAATGATGAGAAAAAATATGCCTACACCACCATCTTAACCATTCTCACACGCCTGACACGCAAAGGTATGCTGGAGCGCATCAAAGAAGGACGGTCACACCGGTATCGCCCCCGATATACGAAAGAAGAGTGGGTGAAAAAGGTGACCTCCCAAGCCGTCGAAGGTTTACTCTCCGACTTCGGGGAGCTCGCAATCGCCCAGTTCGTGGATACCGTGGGCAGCACACCGGATCAGCTGGAAAAATTGAAACGCCTGATTCGGGAGTTGGAGAGGGGAGAGGAGGATTGA
- a CDS encoding alpha/beta fold hydrolase, protein MEKLRIYGNAPFTVAVIHGGPGALGEMAPVAKELSYVWGTLEPLHTAKTVEGQIRELRTILNKHGNIPITFIGHSWGAWLSFIFAAYYPTFVRKLILIGSGPFEEKYASKIMETRLSRLNEEERLQVNALRNALVDPSTKEKNNILAQFAKLIFKADSFDPLFSIDNKIEVQFDVLQSVWKEASELRKSGILMELGKQIQCPVVAIHGDYDPHPYEGIERPLSAMIEDFRLILLKNCGHYPWMERNSRKKFYKILNNELIYN, encoded by the coding sequence ATGGAAAAACTCAGGATATATGGTAACGCACCTTTTACTGTAGCTGTAATTCATGGCGGCCCAGGTGCTTTGGGAGAAATGGCACCCGTGGCTAAGGAATTATCCTATGTTTGGGGAACTTTAGAACCATTGCATACTGCAAAAACGGTAGAAGGGCAAATTCGAGAATTGAGGACCATCCTAAATAAACATGGCAACATTCCTATCACATTCATTGGTCACTCATGGGGAGCGTGGCTAAGCTTTATTTTTGCAGCATATTATCCCACATTCGTGAGGAAATTGATACTGATTGGTAGTGGTCCATTTGAAGAAAAATATGCTTCGAAGATAATGGAAACTCGATTAAGTCGACTGAATGAAGAAGAGAGGTTACAAGTCAACGCTTTAAGAAATGCTTTAGTCGATCCCAGTACCAAAGAGAAGAATAATATCCTGGCTCAATTTGCAAAGTTAATATTTAAAGCCGACTCTTTCGATCCTTTATTTTCTATTGACAACAAAATAGAGGTACAATTCGATGTCCTTCAAAGCGTATGGAAAGAGGCTAGTGAACTGAGAAAAAGCGGAATCCTTATGGAACTCGGCAAACAGATACAATGTCCAGTGGTAGCTATCCATGGTGACTATGATCCACATCCTTATGAGGGAATAGAGAGACCATTATCCGCAATGATTGAGGACTTTCGACTTATTCTATTAAAAAACTGTGGACATTACCCTTGGATGGAACGAAATTCGAGGAAAAAATTTTATAAAATACTTAATAATGAGTTAATTTATAATTGA
- a CDS encoding four-carbon acid sugar kinase family protein: MRKLVVIADDITGGNATGVLLIKQGWKVLSVPDHRVSITDPLEGHDAVVWNAATRLLPAEEAGLRVRRMAEQVISHESHPLLAKRIDSTLRGSIGRETEAVLNVMPPETIAAVVPAFPESGRFTRGGELFVYGEPVHQTEAGRDPFTPVRTSRVVDWIQSQTSLPVGLLETGKYTSPTDLRRELDRLIAVGHRLIVCDAESDEEIEKLAEVWAGLDIPVLPVDPGPFTAAYAAAKNAERKRILLVSGSLAETARKQLDYLEQSFPVGMLTVNVDHLVDGAQDYVADMVHRVKELTERFQVVGLRTDGVPANRCDGHTVSESVARLVVNLIHRFPFDGLYLSGGEVAFTTLQALEVEGLQLVGEILPLCVMAKLVGGPFQGMHIITKGGSVGDEAAILTSVKALLRQGGEIKWKRNDPFWALPSEIRQVSGRKSH, from the coding sequence ATGCGGAAACTCGTGGTGATCGCCGATGACATCACCGGCGGCAATGCGACCGGCGTGCTGTTGATCAAACAAGGATGGAAGGTATTGTCTGTGCCGGATCACCGCGTTTCCATCACTGATCCGCTTGAGGGGCATGACGCGGTGGTATGGAACGCAGCTACCCGATTGCTCCCGGCGGAAGAGGCCGGTTTGCGTGTTCGACGCATGGCGGAACAGGTCATCAGTCACGAAAGCCACCCCCTCTTGGCCAAGCGGATCGACAGCACCCTGCGTGGTTCAATCGGCAGAGAGACGGAAGCCGTATTGAATGTGATGCCGCCGGAGACGATCGCTGCCGTGGTCCCCGCATTCCCTGAATCTGGTCGGTTCACCAGAGGGGGCGAACTGTTCGTATACGGGGAGCCTGTCCATCAGACGGAAGCAGGACGTGATCCGTTTACACCGGTGAGGACTTCCCGAGTGGTAGATTGGATCCAATCGCAGACATCTCTTCCGGTGGGATTACTGGAGACGGGGAAATACACAAGTCCAACGGATCTGCGGAGGGAACTCGACCGTTTGATTGCAGTCGGCCACAGGCTGATCGTCTGCGATGCCGAGTCGGATGAGGAAATCGAGAAGCTCGCCGAAGTATGGGCAGGGTTGGATATTCCGGTTCTGCCGGTGGACCCCGGTCCATTCACAGCAGCCTATGCGGCGGCCAAAAACGCGGAGAGAAAACGGATACTACTCGTCTCTGGAAGTCTTGCGGAAACCGCTCGCAAACAATTGGACTATCTTGAGCAATCCTTTCCCGTCGGAATGTTGACGGTGAACGTGGACCATTTGGTGGACGGTGCCCAGGACTATGTAGCCGATATGGTTCACCGTGTGAAAGAGCTGACGGAACGGTTCCAAGTTGTCGGGTTGCGAACCGATGGGGTGCCGGCGAATCGGTGCGACGGACACACCGTGTCTGAATCGGTTGCCCGATTGGTGGTGAATCTGATTCACCGTTTCCCGTTTGACGGGCTGTATCTGTCTGGTGGAGAAGTTGCGTTCACAACGCTTCAGGCCTTGGAAGTGGAAGGCTTGCAGTTGGTGGGGGAGATTCTTCCGCTTTGTGTGATGGCCAAACTAGTCGGAGGTCCCTTTCAGGGTATGCATATCATCACCAAAGGGGGTTCCGTCGGGGATGAAGCGGCCATTTTGACAAGTGTGAAAGCGCTTTTACGACAGGGAGGAGAAATAAAATGGAAAAGAAACGACCCATTTTGGGCATTACCATCGGAGATCCGGCAGGTATCGGGCCGGAAATCACACTAA
- a CDS encoding oxidoreductase, with product MTIRVGLIGYGLSGKVFHAPLIQRVKGLELAAVVSSNPDKVLRDLPDVEVFSTTDQLLERKDIELVVIATPNTLHHPYAKAAITAGKHVVVEKPFTITTEEADELIDLAQQHRVLLSVYHNRRWDNDFLTVRRLIESGYLGELALYEAHYDRYRPQVRDRWREHDIPGAGTLYDLGSHLIDQALVLFGPPWTVWADLAAQRKGAQTVDYSHLVLDYGRLKVVLHSGSLVRGEGPRFQIHGEKGSFIKYGLDPQEDQLKQGMAPGDQGYGVGQKEYDGELTVELGGLSVKGRVETLPGTYHAYYEGIAEAIRSEKPAPVTAEEARDVIKVIECAIRSHREKRVVSFK from the coding sequence ATGACCATTCGAGTAGGCTTGATCGGTTACGGTTTGTCGGGTAAGGTGTTTCATGCCCCGTTGATTCAACGGGTAAAAGGGTTGGAGTTGGCTGCTGTGGTTTCCTCCAATCCGGACAAAGTTCTGCGAGATCTACCGGATGTGGAAGTCTTTTCCACGACGGATCAGCTGTTGGAGCGAAAGGATATCGAGCTGGTCGTGATCGCTACTCCCAACACCCTCCATCATCCATACGCCAAGGCGGCGATTACAGCAGGCAAACACGTGGTGGTGGAAAAGCCGTTCACCATTACCACGGAAGAAGCGGACGAACTGATCGATCTGGCACAACAACACCGCGTTTTACTCAGCGTGTACCACAACCGTCGCTGGGATAACGATTTCCTCACCGTACGGCGGTTGATCGAGTCGGGTTACCTGGGGGAACTCGCCTTGTATGAGGCTCACTATGACCGTTATCGTCCACAAGTGCGTGACCGCTGGCGGGAGCACGACATTCCGGGTGCGGGTACACTGTACGACCTTGGTTCCCACCTGATCGACCAAGCATTGGTTCTCTTCGGACCACCCTGGACCGTCTGGGCCGACTTGGCAGCGCAACGGAAAGGTGCCCAAACCGTGGATTATTCCCACCTTGTGTTGGATTATGGACGGTTGAAGGTCGTTCTCCATTCCGGATCACTGGTCAGAGGAGAAGGTCCGCGTTTTCAGATTCACGGGGAGAAAGGAAGTTTCATCAAATACGGACTGGACCCGCAGGAAGACCAGTTGAAACAGGGAATGGCCCCCGGGGATCAGGGATATGGAGTAGGTCAGAAAGAGTATGACGGGGAACTCACCGTGGAGCTTGGCGGGTTATCGGTAAAAGGACGAGTAGAAACCCTGCCGGGAACCTATCATGCTTATTATGAAGGGATCGCCGAGGCCATCCGGTCGGAAAAACCGGCACCTGTCACCGCAGAGGAAGCCCGTGACGTGATCAAGGTAATAGAATGTGCCATACGGAGCCATCGGGAGAAACGTGTCGTTTCGTTTAAATGA
- a CDS encoding DeoR/GlpR family DNA-binding transcription regulator, protein MTQVERLLAIVEHLKQYGKISIEQICERFGVSRDTARRDLVKLEEDRLIVRVRGGAIRPTLTREAICYEDRAHHEAKRAIGRTAAALIRDGDHVLFDASTTVQCAAEAVYVRDLVAVTNSIDIADTLGKSGRATIYLLGGQLNPWHRNIVGTQTVEMLRQYRVDWLFLGACGLSGEGLSSSNPEEAFVKREMIRRADRTVVLADATKFGKTLFHSVCSWEDIDIIVTEQPPDYAFRNMLEQHDVQMLIATGGENR, encoded by the coding sequence TTGACACAGGTAGAGCGGTTGTTGGCGATTGTGGAACACCTGAAACAGTATGGGAAGATCAGTATAGAGCAAATCTGTGAACGCTTCGGCGTTTCTCGCGATACGGCCAGGCGCGATCTGGTCAAGTTGGAAGAAGACCGCCTGATCGTCCGTGTACGGGGAGGTGCCATCCGTCCAACATTGACTCGTGAGGCTATTTGCTATGAAGACCGTGCCCATCATGAAGCCAAGCGGGCGATCGGTCGTACGGCTGCCGCTTTGATTCGTGACGGTGATCACGTGTTGTTTGATGCCTCCACTACCGTACAATGCGCAGCGGAAGCGGTCTATGTCCGTGACTTGGTTGCTGTGACCAATTCAATCGACATCGCCGACACATTGGGCAAAAGCGGCCGGGCCACCATCTATCTGCTGGGCGGACAGCTGAATCCTTGGCACCGAAACATCGTCGGTACGCAAACCGTGGAGATGCTTCGCCAGTACCGGGTGGACTGGCTGTTTCTTGGTGCATGCGGGTTATCGGGAGAGGGGTTGTCCAGTTCAAATCCGGAAGAAGCATTCGTCAAGCGGGAAATGATCCGGCGTGCAGACCGAACCGTGGTGTTGGCGGACGCCACCAAGTTTGGGAAGACCCTTTTTCACTCCGTTTGTTCCTGGGAAGACATCGATATCATCGTAACAGAACAACCACCGGATTATGCGTTTCGAAACATGTTGGAACAACACGACGTACAAATGTTGATCGCAACAGGAGGAGAAAACAGATGA
- a CDS encoding helix-turn-helix domain-containing protein — MIKGRLLKPNEVAEQLSVSLVTVKKWLREGRLKGVKVSGMWRVYESDLEEMIQ, encoded by the coding sequence GTGATAAAAGGAAGGTTATTAAAACCAAATGAAGTTGCGGAACAATTGTCTGTTAGCCTCGTGACCGTCAAAAAGTGGCTTCGGGAGGGGCGTTTAAAAGGCGTTAAAGTTTCGGGAATGTGGCGTGTTTATGAATCGGATTTGGAAGAAATGATCCAGTAA
- a CDS encoding GIY-YIG nuclease family protein, which produces MTIGIYSIINKANGKRYIGMSVDIENRWRVHVWMLRNGVHPNEKLQNAWDKYGESKMALEILERFDTVDIEPNGSAEKHFIEMYDSFRNGYNKSLGGDGTVGFIHDPIRLKKLSEKMKGNKHGLGKKRSDETRRNLSEAFRKRKDLS; this is translated from the coding sequence ATGACCATCGGCATTTATTCGATCATTAACAAGGCAAATGGCAAGCGGTACATTGGAATGTCGGTGGATATTGAAAACAGATGGCGTGTTCATGTTTGGATGTTAAGGAACGGTGTACACCCTAATGAAAAACTACAAAACGCCTGGGACAAATATGGCGAAAGTAAGATGGCGCTAGAGATTTTGGAGCGATTCGATACGGTAGATATTGAACCGAATGGCTCCGCAGAAAAGCACTTTATCGAGATGTACGATTCCTTCCGAAACGGGTATAACAAATCGCTCGGCGGAGATGGGACAGTTGGATTTATTCATGATCCAATCAGGTTAAAAAAGTTGAGCGAGAAAATGAAAGGCAATAAACATGGCTTAGGCAAAAAGCGATCCGATGAAACGAGAAGAAATTTGTCCGAGGCGTTCCGAAAAAGAAAGGATTTATCCTAG